Below is a window of Mucilaginibacter sp. PAMC 26640 DNA.
TGCACTTTTTAAGGCCGAGGCACAAATGCCTGAAGATAAACGGATGGATTTTGTAACCATCGTAACGCCAAATTTTGCCCACTTTGCCCCGGCAATGCAAGCTTTGGAAAACGGCTTTAACGTAGTGGTTGAAAAACCAGTAACCTTTACGCTGGAAGAAGCACAGCAGTTGAAAGCCAAGGTGGAGGAAACCGGCCTGATGCTTTTATTGACCCATACCTACGCGGGCTACCCGATGGTAAAAGAAGCCAAAGCAATTGTGAATAGCGGCAAGCTGGGTAAAGTGCGTAAAATTTATGTTGAATATATCCAGGGCTGGCTGAGCCGCTTATCCGAGCGTGAAGGCAATGCACAGGCCTCATGGCGTACCGACCCTTCAAAATCAGGTAAAAGTGGTTGCATGGGCGATATTGGTACCCATGCGGCGCACCTGGCAGAATATATTTCCGGGTTGAAGATCACCCAACTCAATGCGTCTTTAAACATCGTTGTTGAAGGCCGCATGCTGGATGACGATGGTGCTGTTCTGCTTCGTTTTGAAGAAGGTGCTACCGGTGTTCTAACCGCATCACAGGTTGCTGCCGGTGAAGAAAACGCATTGAAGATTCGTGTTTATGGCGAAAATGGCAGCCTGGAATGGGCCCAGATGGAACCTAATACGCTAACCGTTAAATGGTTGGATAAGCCGGCTGAGACTTTGCGCGCAGGCAGCGGGTATACCGACAGATTATCACCTTATGCTACGCATAATTGCCGCACACCAGGAGGCCACCCTGAGGGTTACCTGGAAGCATTTGCAAATTTGTACCGCAACTTTGCTTTAACGCTGAGCGCTAAAATTGAAGGAGTAGAACCGAAGGCAGAATGGCTTGATTTCCCGGGAATAGAAGAAGGGATCCGTGGCATGGCCTTTATCAACAATGTTGTCGCTTCCAACGCGAGCGATCAAAAGTGGACCGATTACGTTATCTAATAAATATGAATACCATAAAAGGACCGGCAATATTTTTAGCACAATTTATAGGCAACGACGCGCCGTTTAATGATCTCAGCTCCATATGCAAATGGGCTGCAGGCTTAGGTTACAAAGGCGTACAGCTTCCTACAAACGATGCCCGATTTATTGATCTGCAGAAAGCTGCCGAAAGTAAAACCTATGCCGACGAAATAAAAGGGATAGTAAATGAAGCAGGGTTAGAGATAACCGAATTATCTACGCATTTACAGGGGCAGTTGGTCGCTGTAAACCCGGCTTACGATTCTTTGTTCGACGCATTTGCGCCGGATGCATATAAGAATAACCCGGCTGAAAGGCAAAAGTGGGCGGTACAGCAATTGAAATATGCTGCACAAGCCTCACAAAATTTAGGATTGAACGCACACGTAACCTTTAGCGGTGCACTGATCTGGCAAACGGTTTATCCATGGCCACAGCGCCCCGCCGG
It encodes the following:
- a CDS encoding oxidoreductase, producing MSKRKLRMGMIGGGRDAFIGAIHRIAANMDGQIELVCGALSVNPEVAKESGRMLFLEEDRIYTSFDALFKAEAQMPEDKRMDFVTIVTPNFAHFAPAMQALENGFNVVVEKPVTFTLEEAQQLKAKVEETGLMLLLTHTYAGYPMVKEAKAIVNSGKLGKVRKIYVEYIQGWLSRLSEREGNAQASWRTDPSKSGKSGCMGDIGTHAAHLAEYISGLKITQLNASLNIVVEGRMLDDDGAVLLRFEEGATGVLTASQVAAGEENALKIRVYGENGSLEWAQMEPNTLTVKWLDKPAETLRAGSGYTDRLSPYATHNCRTPGGHPEGYLEAFANLYRNFALTLSAKIEGVEPKAEWLDFPGIEEGIRGMAFINNVVASNASDQKWTDYVI